From the Anguilla anguilla isolate fAngAng1 chromosome 8, fAngAng1.pri, whole genome shotgun sequence genome, one window contains:
- the LOC118233071 gene encoding cathelicidin-2-like, with the protein MRSETHKMKSSVGPLLLLSLVAFVSVTLARSVFTFTDVLAAATADFNQKSQETKAFGPPKMGALRSMSMFEPGDGSVMIKSITFTLKETVCPKSEDYLKEECVFKENGSLKKCSSTATVLKSQPGEAASLTVSCQDVTDPEERKKLSEPPSWTKYFSNW; encoded by the exons atgAGAAGTGAGACACATAAGATGAAGAGCTCTGTTGgacctctgctgctgctctccctTGTTGCTTTTGTCTCTGTGACATTGGCCAGGAGTGTCTTCACCTTTACAGATGTCCTTGCCGCGGCCACTGCAGACTTCAACCAGAAAAGCCAGGAGACAAAAGCTTTTGGACCTCCAAAGATGGGCGCTTTGCGGTCAATG tcgATGTTTGAGCCCGGAGATGGCTCCGTCATGATCAAGTCCATTACGTTTACGCTTAAGGAGACAGTGTGCCCCAAATCAGAAGACTACCTAAAGGAAGAGTGTGTCTTCAAGGAAAATGGG TCTCTGAAGAAGTGCTCCAGTACAGCTACAGTCCTGAAGTCACAGCCAGGAGAGGCAGCATCTCTGACAGTGTCCTGTCAGGATGTCACAGACCCAGAGGAGCGCAAG AAACTCTCAGAGCCTCCAAGTTGgacaaaatatttcagcaacTGGTGA
- the LOC118234453 gene encoding serine/threonine-protein kinase pim-1-like: protein MLFFNWEITGVYLLISACVNKFYRKGKLLGQGGYGSVYAGIRISDGLPVALKYVRKDDDEELQLPGMEMPMPKEVGLFQMVNTPSSHPNILKLFDWFDRPASYVMAMERPDPCKDLFTYCQEQGGVLDEDQARSVTGQLLGALQHCHNHGVVHRDVKPENILIQTDTKEIKLIDFGCGDPLKHTAYTNISGTPEFLPVEWFEKEQFLAGPGTVWSVGVTLYNIVCGNDPFTTYTSREMRHVEFCAGLSSGIKDFILCCLRPRAKDRPTLEQLQCHPWLQQSSRV, encoded by the exons atgctgttttttaattGGGAAATAACTGGTGTCTACCTGCTTATTTCAGCATGCGTCAACAAGTTCTATAGAAAAGGAAAATTACTTGGCCAAGGAGGATATGGCTCTGTGTATGCAGGGATCCGCATATCTGATGGACTGCCG GTGGCCCTCAAATATGTCAGGAAAGATGACGATGAAGAACTGCAGCTG CCTGGAATGGAAATGCCCATGCCCAAGGAAGTCGGACTGTTTCAGATGGTTAACACTCCATCGAGTCATCCCAACATCCTGAAACTCTTCGACTGGTTTGATAGACCTGCTTCATATGTAATGGCAATGGAGCGTCCAGACCCCTGCAAGGACCTGTTCACGTACTGCCAGGAACAGGGGGGTGTGCTGGATGAGGACCAGGCGCGAAGTGTGACCGGGCAGCTGCTTGGGGCGCTACAGCACTGCCACAATCACGGAGTGGTTCACCGTGATGTGAAGCCCGAGAACATCCTGATCcagacagacacaaaggagATCAAACTGATCGACTTTGGGTGTGGGGACCCACTGAAGCACACCGCATACACCAATATCTCTG GGACCCCTGAATTCCTGCCAGTTGAATGGTTTGAAAAAGAACAGTTTCTGGCGGGCCCTGGGACTGTGTGGTCAGTGGGTGTGACCCTGTATAACATCGTCTGCGGTAACGATCCGTTCACTACGTACACCAGCAGGGAAATGCGGCACGTGGAGTTCTGTGCAGGGCTGTCATCAG GGATCAAGGACTTCATTCTGTGCTGTTTGAGGCCCCGGGCAAAAGACCGGCCCACCCTGGAGCAGCTACAGTGCCACCCCTGGCTCCAGCAGTCCAGCCGAGTATAG
- the LOC118234494 gene encoding serine/threonine-protein kinase pim-1-like isoform X2, which produces MAITFSAQDTSIAIPTIFEVALKYVRKDEDEELQLPGMETPMPKEVRLFQMVHTPSTHPNILKVIDWFDRPASYVMAMERPDPCKDLFTYCQEQGGVLDEDQACSITGQLLGGTTALSNAEWFTAM; this is translated from the exons ATGGCAATAACTTTTTCAGCCCAAGACACGTCAATCGCTATCCCTACCATCTTCGAG GTGGCCCTCAAATATGTTAGGAAAGATGAAGACGAGGAACTGCAGCTG CCTGGAATGGAAACGCCCATGCCCAAGGAAGTCAGACTGTTTCAGATGGTTCACACCCCATCGACTCATCCCAACATCCTGAAAGTCATTGACTGGTTCGATAGACCTGCATCATATGTCATGGCAATGGAGCGCCCAGACCCCTGCAAGGACCTGTTCACATACTGCCAAGAACAGGGGGGTGTGCTGGATGAGGACCAGGCATGCAGTATAACCGGGCAGCTGCTGGGGGGCACTACAGCACTGTCAAACGCGGAGTGGTTCACCGCGATGTGA
- the LOC118234494 gene encoding serine/threonine-protein kinase pim-1-like isoform X1 — MCTPLHTPHFIVFESLHYSIITTNLFLLYIKAFTSIFFIVTKYCACNINCNYQMCFHQVALKYVRKDEDEELQLPGMETPMPKEVRLFQMVHTPSTHPNILKVIDWFDRPASYVMAMERPDPCKDLFTYCQEQGGVLDEDQACSITGQLLGGTTALSNAEWFTAM, encoded by the exons ATGTGTACCCCTCTCCACACTCCACATTTTATTGTCTTTGAGAGTCTGCATTACTCCATCATCACGACAAACctgtttttattgtacattaAGGCATTCACcagtattttctttattgtcaCAAAGTACTGTGCTTGCAATATCAATTGTAACtatcaaatgtgttttcatcagGTGGCCCTCAAATATGTTAGGAAAGATGAAGACGAGGAACTGCAGCTG CCTGGAATGGAAACGCCCATGCCCAAGGAAGTCAGACTGTTTCAGATGGTTCACACCCCATCGACTCATCCCAACATCCTGAAAGTCATTGACTGGTTCGATAGACCTGCATCATATGTCATGGCAATGGAGCGCCCAGACCCCTGCAAGGACCTGTTCACATACTGCCAAGAACAGGGGGGTGTGCTGGATGAGGACCAGGCATGCAGTATAACCGGGCAGCTGCTGGGGGGCACTACAGCACTGTCAAACGCGGAGTGGTTCACCGCGATGTGA